Proteins from a genomic interval of Crassostrea angulata isolate pt1a10 chromosome 7, ASM2561291v2, whole genome shotgun sequence:
- the LOC128157291 gene encoding archaemetzincin-2-like isoform X1, with translation MAQSSTASVDAKLLQIIGIEVLSEKKKDISTACNGTIKCKTAHEKIPNEKNARFMYPDPVSFTQKKKSKSGEWLAEHKERGQNFKRYSTGMTINRPTYSKKFIYLTPLIFDEEPVPKSILESLSIYAAIFFDVPIKIGKKKNMLKVVPNRINEDSKTFQVDASAVLDKMEVPSDAFCVAGITMCDLYPKPSWNFVFGHAQLANSCGVYSLARYLSNFGSSQNTVYKPEEEKDGEPTIIRRACKVMCHEIGHMYGLSHCIYFECLMNGSNHLQEADKRPSFLCPLCLNKLYFIMRFDIEKRYRKMMDFWSSHGLQAEVEWLQTRLDIVLGSE, from the exons atggCACAGTCGTCGACCGCCAGTGTTGATGCTAAATTACTGCAAATAATAGGAATTGAAGTTTTGTCC gaaaaaaagaaagatattagTACTGCATGCAATGGTACCATTAAATGCAAAACTGCACATGAAAAAATTCCAAATGAGAAAAATGCCAGATTCATGTATCCTG atccAGTTTCATTCacacagaaaaagaaatccaaatCAGGAGAATGGCTTGCAGAGCACAAAGAAAGAGGTCAAAATTTCAAACGATATTCCACTGGCATGACTATAAACAGACCAACCTATAGCAAGAAGTTCATTTACCTTACCCCCTTGATATTTGATGAGGAACCGGTGCCAAAGAGCATCCTTGAATCACTGTCAATATATGCTGCCATCTTTTTTGATGTGCCAATCAAAATTGGCAAGAAAAAGAATATGCTTAAAGTTGTACCTAACAGAATTAATGAAGATTCAAAGACTTTCCAAGTTGATGCCTCTGCAGTGTTAGATAAAATGGAGGTTCCATCAGATGCATTTTGTGTGGCAGGAATAACAATGTGTGATTTGTACCCAAAACCTTCGTGGAACTTTGTCTTTGGTCATGCACAATTGGCCAATAGCTGCGGAGTGTACTCATTAGCTAGATATCTATCCAATTTTGGGTCCTCACAAAACACTGTATATAAGCCAGAAGA AGAAAAGGACGGAGAGCCAACCATTATAAGGAGGGCCTGTAAAGTCATGTGTCATGAAATCGGCCACATGTATGGACTGAGCCACTGTATCTACTTTGAATGCCTGATGAATGGTTCCAACCATTTACAAGAAGCTGACAAAAGACCATCATTTCTGTGTCCACTTTGTTTGAACAAGCTGTACTTTATCATGAGATTTGACATTGAGAAGAGATACAGGAAAATGATGGATTTCTGGAGCTCCCATGGTCTTCAAGCAGAGGTGGAATGGCTCCAGACACGTTTAGATATTGTGTTAGGATCtgaatga
- the LOC128157291 gene encoding archaemetzincin-2-like isoform X3, with product MYPDPVSFTQKKKSKSGEWLAEHKERGQNFKRYSTGMTINRPTYSKKFIYLTPLIFDEEPVPKSILESLSIYAAIFFDVPIKIGKKKNMLKVVPNRINEDSKTFQVDASAVLDKMEVPSDAFCVAGITMCDLYPKPSWNFVFGHAQLANSCGVYSLARYLSNFGSSQNTVYKPEEEKDGEPTIIRRACKVMCHEIGHMYGLSHCIYFECLMNGSNHLQEADKRPSFLCPLCLNKLYFIMRFDIEKRYRKMMDFWSSHGLQAEVEWLQTRLDIVLGSE from the exons ATGTATCCTG atccAGTTTCATTCacacagaaaaagaaatccaaatCAGGAGAATGGCTTGCAGAGCACAAAGAAAGAGGTCAAAATTTCAAACGATATTCCACTGGCATGACTATAAACAGACCAACCTATAGCAAGAAGTTCATTTACCTTACCCCCTTGATATTTGATGAGGAACCGGTGCCAAAGAGCATCCTTGAATCACTGTCAATATATGCTGCCATCTTTTTTGATGTGCCAATCAAAATTGGCAAGAAAAAGAATATGCTTAAAGTTGTACCTAACAGAATTAATGAAGATTCAAAGACTTTCCAAGTTGATGCCTCTGCAGTGTTAGATAAAATGGAGGTTCCATCAGATGCATTTTGTGTGGCAGGAATAACAATGTGTGATTTGTACCCAAAACCTTCGTGGAACTTTGTCTTTGGTCATGCACAATTGGCCAATAGCTGCGGAGTGTACTCATTAGCTAGATATCTATCCAATTTTGGGTCCTCACAAAACACTGTATATAAGCCAGAAGA AGAAAAGGACGGAGAGCCAACCATTATAAGGAGGGCCTGTAAAGTCATGTGTCATGAAATCGGCCACATGTATGGACTGAGCCACTGTATCTACTTTGAATGCCTGATGAATGGTTCCAACCATTTACAAGAAGCTGACAAAAGACCATCATTTCTGTGTCCACTTTGTTTGAACAAGCTGTACTTTATCATGAGATTTGACATTGAGAAGAGATACAGGAAAATGATGGATTTCTGGAGCTCCCATGGTCTTCAAGCAGAGGTGGAATGGCTCCAGACACGTTTAGATATTGTGTTAGGATCtgaatga
- the LOC128157291 gene encoding archaemetzincin-2-like isoform X2: MVPLNAKLHMKKFQMRKMPDSCILKKKSKSGEWLAEHKERGQNFKRYSTGMTINRPTYSKKFIYLTPLIFDEEPVPKSILESLSIYAAIFFDVPIKIGKKKNMLKVVPNRINEDSKTFQVDASAVLDKMEVPSDAFCVAGITMCDLYPKPSWNFVFGHAQLANSCGVYSLARYLSNFGSSQNTVYKPEEEKDGEPTIIRRACKVMCHEIGHMYGLSHCIYFECLMNGSNHLQEADKRPSFLCPLCLNKLYFIMRFDIEKRYRKMMDFWSSHGLQAEVEWLQTRLDIVLGSE, encoded by the exons ATGGTACCATTAAATGCAAAACTGCACATGAAAAAATTCCAAATGAGAAAAATGCCAGATTCATGTATCCTG aaaaagaaatccaaatCAGGAGAATGGCTTGCAGAGCACAAAGAAAGAGGTCAAAATTTCAAACGATATTCCACTGGCATGACTATAAACAGACCAACCTATAGCAAGAAGTTCATTTACCTTACCCCCTTGATATTTGATGAGGAACCGGTGCCAAAGAGCATCCTTGAATCACTGTCAATATATGCTGCCATCTTTTTTGATGTGCCAATCAAAATTGGCAAGAAAAAGAATATGCTTAAAGTTGTACCTAACAGAATTAATGAAGATTCAAAGACTTTCCAAGTTGATGCCTCTGCAGTGTTAGATAAAATGGAGGTTCCATCAGATGCATTTTGTGTGGCAGGAATAACAATGTGTGATTTGTACCCAAAACCTTCGTGGAACTTTGTCTTTGGTCATGCACAATTGGCCAATAGCTGCGGAGTGTACTCATTAGCTAGATATCTATCCAATTTTGGGTCCTCACAAAACACTGTATATAAGCCAGAAGA AGAAAAGGACGGAGAGCCAACCATTATAAGGAGGGCCTGTAAAGTCATGTGTCATGAAATCGGCCACATGTATGGACTGAGCCACTGTATCTACTTTGAATGCCTGATGAATGGTTCCAACCATTTACAAGAAGCTGACAAAAGACCATCATTTCTGTGTCCACTTTGTTTGAACAAGCTGTACTTTATCATGAGATTTGACATTGAGAAGAGATACAGGAAAATGATGGATTTCTGGAGCTCCCATGGTCTTCAAGCAGAGGTGGAATGGCTCCAGACACGTTTAGATATTGTGTTAGGATCtgaatga
- the LOC128192604 gene encoding vang-like protein 2: protein MDGAESVRSGRSDRSERSRRSHGSHHHHRHHGSRHRGTSSDHGGHRPVERSMDERSVTIKTPGNMSDAEDRMMGEERIEVQVIPQDDNWGDNTTAITGNTSETGFSMEDMRGKFGKESFEETIGIGCARYVGTTLASILSVIAFLSPIAMVILPKLGINDWDSGPCKPDCEGLLISFAFKLLILAMGTFALFFRQPKATMPRVFLFRAVVLFLVFVLTFAFWLFYGVRIIKEQTSARTPTSQSMTEYKEIVQFAVSFVDALLFIHYIAVILLEIRQLQPMFVVKVVRSPDGESKCYSIGALSIQRAAAWILEQYYRDFIVYNPYLENAYKKPIKMSGIKFYDIDGNNSQNVQSRSRAIFAAAARRRDASHNDRFHEEEEYSRRVRKRRARLIVAAEEAFTHIKRMQEEAGGAAIPMDPNEAAQAVFPSMARALQKYLRITRQQPRYTMDSVLNHLASCISHDMTPKAFVERYLAQGVVIMNDKEYKEVEKWILVSDQLLTRELEHNSMFQLRQNDISLLCTVKRLPHFNLTEEVINPKTNKFVLRLNSETSV, encoded by the exons atggATGGAGCAGAATCAGTTCGTTCAGGGAGGAGTGACAGGTCAGAAAGGTCGCGCCGTAGTCATGGTAGCCACCATCATCACCGACATCACGGAAGTCGCCATCGTGGCACCAGCTCTGACCATGGAGGTCACCGCCCTGTGGAACGGAGCATGGATGAGCGTTCCGTGACCATCAAAACTCCAGGCAACATGTCGGATGCTGAGGACAGGATGATGGGAGAGGAGAGAATAGAGGTACAGGTCATCCCTCAGGACGACAACTGGGGAGACAATACCACAGCTATTACAG GTAATACAAGTGAAACAGGATTTTCCATGGAGGACATGAGGGGAAAGTTTGGCAAGGAAAGCTTTGAAGAAACGATTGGAATTGGATGTGCACGATATGTTGGCACCACACTAGCCAGTATCTTGTCTGTGATAGCTTTCCTTTCACCAATAGCTATGGTGATTTTACCAAAACTTGGTATCAATGACTGGGATTCTGGTCCCTGTAAACCAGACTGTGAAGGACTTCTCATTAGCTTTgccttcaaacttttaattttggCAATGGGAACATTTGCCTTGTTTTTCAGGCAACCCAAAGCCACCATGCCTCGTGTGTTTCTTTTCCGAGCAGTAGTTTTATTTCTCGTGTTTGTCCTGACTTTTGCCTTTTGGCTTTTCTATGGTGTCAGAATCATCAAGGAACAAACCTCTGCCAGGACTCCAACATCTCAGTCCATGACAGAGTATAAAGAGATTGTTCAGTTCGCTGTGTCGTTTGTCGATGCACTTTTATTCATCCATTACATTGCAGTCATTCTGCTAGAAATTCGTCAGTTGCAGCCTATGTTTGTTGTCAAAGTTGTCCGCTCTCCTGACGGAGAGTCCAAGTGTTACAGCATCGGTGCTCTTAGTATTCAGAGGGCAGCTGCTTGGATTCTGGAGCAATACTACAGGGACTTCATTGTCTACAATCCATACTTAGAAAACGCCTACAAAAAGCCGATCAAAATGTCAGGAATCAAGTTCTATGATATAGATGGAAATAACTCACAGAATGTACAGAGTCGATCCAGGGCAATATTTGCTGCAGCAGCTCGAAGGAGGGACGCAAGTCATAATGACAG ATTTCATGAAGAAGAGGAGTATAGCAGACGAGTACGAAAGCGAAGGGCTCGTCTGATAGTGGCAGCAGAGGAGGCGTTTACCCACATCAAGCGTATGCAGGAGGAAGCAG GTGGAGCAGCCATTCCTATGGACCCCAATGAGGCCGCTCAAGCTGTGTTTCCATCGATGGCACGTGCTCTACAGAAATATCTTCGCATAACCCGCCAACAACCCAGGTACACCATGGATTCCGTGCTCAACCACTTGGCCAGTTGTATAAGCCATGACATGACGCCAAAAGCCTTCGTAGAGCGGTATTTGGCACAAGGTGTTGTGATCATGAACGACAAAGAATACAAAGAGGTGGAGAAGTGGATTCTCGTCTCAGATCAGCTACTTACGCGGGAACTGGAGCACAATTCCATGTTTCAGTTGCGCCAAAATGACATTTCATTGTTATGCACCGTAAAGAGACTGCCTCATTTCAACCTCACAGAGGAAGTCATCAATCCAAAGACCAACAAGTTTGTGTTGCGCCTGAATTCAGAAACCTCTGTTTAA